From Paenibacillus physcomitrellae, the proteins below share one genomic window:
- a CDS encoding VOC family protein yields the protein MNFASVRIITDDVDRLVEFYEKVFGGAAERPAPVFAEFILPSCTLAIGHSQTAQLFGAGSVVAAQNHSVIIEFRVEDVDAEYARLKPAVDDWVQEPTTMPWGNRSVLFRDPDGNLVNFFEPVTEEAIKRFSGRR from the coding sequence ATGAATTTCGCTTCTGTACGCATTATAACTGACGACGTGGATCGTCTCGTCGAGTTCTATGAGAAAGTTTTTGGGGGGGCGGCGGAGCGCCCTGCGCCCGTATTTGCCGAATTTATTTTACCCTCATGCACCTTAGCAATCGGTCACTCCCAGACAGCCCAGCTATTTGGCGCTGGTTCTGTAGTGGCGGCTCAAAACCACTCCGTCATCATCGAGTTCCGCGTCGAAGATGTCGATGCCGAATACGCCCGTTTGAAGCCAGCTGTCGATGATTGGGTACAGGAACCGACCACGATGCCTTGGGGAAACCGTTCTGTGCTTTTCCGCGATCCTGATGGTAACCTCGTGAACTTCTTCGAACCAGTGACTGAGGAAGCGATCAAACGGTTTAGCGGCAGGCGTTGA